In Lemur catta isolate mLemCat1 chromosome 1, mLemCat1.pri, whole genome shotgun sequence, one DNA window encodes the following:
- the SLC39A3 gene encoding zinc transporter ZIP3: MMKLLVAKILCMVGVFFLMLLGSLVPVKIIETDFEKAHRSKKILSLCNTFGGGVFLATCFNALLPAVREKLQKVLSAAHISTDYPLAETLLLLGFFMTVFLEQLVLTFRKEKPSFIDLETFNAGSDVGSDSEYESPFMGASRGHALYVEPHGHGPGLSVQGLARPSPVRLLSLVFALSAHSVFEGLALGLQEEGEKVVSLFVGVAVHETLVAVALGISMARNAMPLRDAAKLAVAVSITIPLGVSVGLGIESSRGVPGSVASALLQGLAGGTFLFVAFLEILAKELEEKGERLLKVLFLVLGYAVLAGMVFLKW; encoded by the exons ATGATGAAGTTGTTGGTGGCCAAGATCCTTTGCATGGTGGGCGTGTTCTTCCTGATGCTGCTGGGCTCTCTGGTCCCCGTGAAAATCATCGAGACGGACTTTGAGAAGGCCCATCGCTCGAAAAAGATCCTCTCTCTCTGCAACACCTTTGGAGGCGGGGTCTTCCTGGCCACCTGCTTCAATGCTCTGCTGCCTGCTGTGCGGGAGAAG ctccagaaGGTCCTGAGCGCCGCGCACATCAGCACCGACTACCCGCTGGCCGAGACACTGCTCCTGTTGGGCTTCTTCATGACGGTCTTCCTGGAGCAGCTGGTCCTGACCTTCCGCAAGGAGAAACCATCCTTCATCGACCTGGAGACCTTCAACGCCGGCTCGGACGTGGGCAGTGACTCGGAGTACGAGAGCCCCTTCATGGGGGCCTCGCGGGGCCACGCGCTCTACGTGGAGCCCCACGGCCATGGGCCTGGCCTGAGCGTGCAGGGCCTGGCGCGGCCCAGCCCCGTGCGCCTGCTCAGCCTGGTCTTCGCCCTGTCGGCCCACTCGGTCTTCGAGGGCCTGGCCTTGGGGCTGCAAGAGGAGGGCGAGAAGGTCGTGAGCCTGTTCGTGGGGGTGGCCGTCCATGAGACGCTGGTGGCAGTGGCCCTGGGCATCAGCATGGCCAGGAACGCCATGCCCCTGAGGGACGCGGCCAAGCTGGCGGTGGCCGTGAGCATCACCATCCCGCTGGGCGTGAGCGTGGGCCTGGGCATCGAGAGCAGCCGGGGTGTACCCGGCAGCGTGGCGTCCGCGCTGCTGCAGGGCCTGGCGGGCGGCACCTTCCTCTTCGTCGCCTTCCTCGAGATCCTGGCCAAGGAGCTGGAGGAGAAGGGCGAGCGCCTGCTCAAGGTCCTCTTCCTGGTGCTGGGCTACGCCGTCCTGGCCGGCATGGTCTTCCTCAAGTGGTGA